The following coding sequences are from one Nonlabens arenilitoris window:
- a CDS encoding DUF6705 family protein, which translates to MKIKIIALLILTLTMYSNELKAQDVIMSLDTFTTYADDPDSSIPDEITYIKDVNNKLDPFVGTFIGNHEGKSFTFVISKITGPFADIIADQLNIKYKIEDSNGVVLAQTLNLSNNSFDIGGICFTPEGFYTASYVGFDGCAQAGTFSMVLSDTTNLPTVSPNQLTVYLDPARELLTNDECPNGASPHIFPTNEHFVLTRI; encoded by the coding sequence ATGAAGATTAAAATTATAGCATTACTAATATTAACATTAACTATGTATTCAAATGAGTTAAAGGCTCAAGACGTAATTATGAGCCTAGACACATTTACAACTTATGCTGATGATCCAGACTCCAGCATTCCAGATGAGATCACTTACATTAAAGACGTTAATAATAAGTTAGATCCATTTGTCGGTACTTTTATTGGTAATCATGAAGGAAAGTCATTTACATTTGTCATTTCCAAAATTACAGGTCCTTTTGCAGATATTATTGCAGACCAACTCAACATAAAATATAAGATAGAAGATTCAAATGGAGTTGTTTTGGCTCAAACCTTAAATCTATCAAACAATTCTTTTGATATAGGCGGTATTTGTTTCACACCCGAAGGTTTTTATACAGCGAGCTATGTTGGCTTCGATGGTTGTGCACAAGCAGGTACTTTTTCTATGGTGCTTTCTGATACTACTAATCTACCAACTGTGTCACCTAACCAACTTACTGTTTATCTGGATCCAGCTAGAGAATTGTTAACTAACGATGAATGCCCTAATGGGGCAAGCCCACATATTTTCCCCACAAATGAACATTTTGTTCTTACTAGAATTTAA
- a CDS encoding aspartate-semialdehyde dehydrogenase yields the protein MKIAVVGVTGMVGQVMLQVLEERNLNVLTLIPVASEKSVGTEITFKGKQVKVVSMKQAIEMRPDIALFSAGGSVSLEFAPQFASVGTTVIDNSSAFRMDADKKLVVPEINASALTKNDKIIANPNCSTIQMVLALAPLHKKYRIKRLIVSTYQSITGTGVKAVQQLENEYNGEKGEMAYPYQIHKNAIPHCDVFEENGYTKEELKLIRETQKILDDRTIAVTATAVRIPVVGGHSESVNLEFEKEYNENDIREILADTDGVTVQDNVDVNLYPMPLMAHGKDDVFVGRIRRDHSRENALNMWIVSDNLRKGAATNAVQIADYLIQNNLVG from the coding sequence ATGAAAATAGCAGTAGTAGGCGTTACCGGAATGGTAGGCCAAGTCATGTTGCAGGTTCTAGAAGAACGCAACCTTAATGTTTTAACTCTTATTCCAGTGGCCTCAGAGAAATCTGTAGGAACTGAAATTACTTTTAAGGGTAAACAGGTAAAGGTAGTAAGCATGAAACAGGCTATTGAAATGCGACCAGACATTGCCTTATTCTCTGCTGGTGGTTCTGTGAGTTTAGAATTTGCTCCACAATTTGCTTCTGTAGGTACGACAGTAATTGATAATTCAAGTGCATTCCGCATGGATGCAGACAAGAAACTAGTCGTTCCAGAAATTAATGCCAGTGCTTTAACAAAGAACGATAAAATCATTGCAAACCCTAATTGCTCAACCATTCAAATGGTTCTTGCATTAGCACCATTACATAAAAAATACCGTATTAAAAGACTAATTGTTTCTACTTATCAATCCATTACAGGAACTGGAGTAAAAGCCGTACAGCAATTAGAAAACGAGTACAACGGTGAAAAAGGTGAAATGGCTTATCCATACCAAATCCATAAAAATGCTATTCCACATTGTGATGTTTTTGAAGAAAATGGATATACTAAAGAAGAGCTCAAACTCATAAGAGAAACTCAAAAGATTCTAGACGATCGTACAATTGCTGTAACGGCGACTGCGGTGCGTATTCCCGTAGTAGGTGGTCACTCAGAGTCAGTAAATCTAGAGTTTGAAAAAGAGTATAATGAAAACGACATACGTGAAATCCTTGCAGATACTGATGGCGTTACTGTGCAAGATAACGTAGATGTGAACCTTTATCCTATGCCATTAATGGCTCACGGAAAAGACGATGTTTTTGTGGGTCGCATAAGACGTGATCACTCTCGAGAAAACGCCTTGAACATGTGGATCGTGTCTGATAATCTAAGAAAAGGTGCTGCTACCAATGCCGTACAAATAGCAGATTATTTGATACAAAATAATTTAGTAGGATAA
- the mscL gene encoding large conductance mechanosensitive channel protein MscL, translated as MLKEFKNFIMTGNVLDLAVAVLLAGAVGLVVNGFVKMIMMPIIGHFAGGMSFEDLKIILSEAQLAADGSVAVAENAIQYGAWINTIINLIIVGFVLFMIVKAYNKTKKPVEEAPAEPAGPSQEELLAEIRDVLKAKN; from the coding sequence ATGTTAAAAGAATTTAAGAATTTTATTATGACGGGTAACGTCCTAGATCTTGCCGTTGCCGTATTACTAGCTGGAGCAGTAGGTCTTGTAGTAAATGGATTTGTGAAGATGATTATGATGCCTATCATAGGACATTTTGCCGGAGGAATGAGTTTTGAAGACTTAAAAATTATTTTAAGTGAAGCTCAACTAGCTGCAGATGGATCTGTTGCTGTGGCAGAAAATGCTATCCAGTACGGAGCATGGATTAATACAATTATCAACTTAATTATTGTAGGTTTTGTTCTTTTCATGATTGTTAAAGCATACAACAAGACTAAAAAACCAGTAGAAGAGGCACCAGCAGAACCTGCAGGTCCTTCACAAGAAGAGCTTTTAGCTGAAATACGCGATGTATTAAAAGCTAAAAACTAA
- the rsmI gene encoding 16S rRNA (cytidine(1402)-2'-O)-methyltransferase, with product MKLYLVPTPIGNLADMTYRAVEILKEVDLILAEDTRTSGKLLQHYEIRTPMLSYHMHNEHKIVDHVVSRIKNGEKMALITDAGSPGISDPGFLITRKMLENNLNVEALPGATAFVPALVVSGLPCDKFVFEGFLPVKKGRQKRLEFLKEERRTIIFYESPHKLLKTLSDFKAHYGGDSKVSVSREITKMFEEHYRGTVDDAILHFEVKKPKGEFVVALMID from the coding sequence ATGAAACTTTATCTAGTACCTACACCTATAGGAAACCTAGCAGACATGACTTATCGTGCTGTTGAAATACTGAAAGAAGTAGATCTTATCCTTGCCGAGGATACTAGGACCAGTGGTAAATTATTACAGCATTATGAAATTAGAACACCTATGCTTTCTTACCATATGCATAACGAGCATAAAATTGTAGATCATGTTGTAAGCCGTATAAAAAATGGAGAAAAGATGGCATTAATAACTGATGCAGGCTCACCTGGCATTAGTGATCCTGGTTTTTTAATTACACGTAAAATGTTAGAAAATAATCTAAATGTTGAGGCATTACCAGGTGCAACAGCCTTTGTGCCTGCCTTAGTAGTGAGTGGTTTGCCATGTGATAAGTTTGTTTTTGAGGGGTTTTTACCAGTTAAAAAAGGACGACAGAAACGATTAGAATTTCTTAAAGAAGAGCGTCGCACTATAATTTTTTACGAGTCACCACACAAGCTTTTAAAAACTCTATCAGATTTTAAAGCACATTATGGTGGGGATTCTAAGGTATCTGTATCAAGAGAAATCACTAAAATGTTTGAAGAACATTATAGAGGTACAGTAGATGATGCTATATTACATTTTGAAGTTAAAAAGCCTAAAGGTGAATTTGTTGTGGCCTTAATGATTGATTAA
- the alr gene encoding alanine racemase → MPLQGTRLEVNLAALEHNFHFLKNKLQAGVKFMAVVKANAYGHGAVTIAQRLQELDVDYFAVAYVSEAVELRDNGIQKPILVLHAQTFMLDTCIDRCIEPVIYSLEMLNAFITTAQRKQQQSYPIHLEFNTGLNRIGIDFKDIEEVISKITSNSSIKVRGLQSHLAASEDLNERDFTNSQIKLFKKINARLEAVLPYPFLKHESNTSGILNFKNAHFSMVRSGIGLYGYGNDQKFDAELIPIASLKSVISQTRWIEAGESVSYNRKFIAVERTRYAVIALGHGDGINRIYGYGKAHVSINGKLAPTLGIICMDMFMVDITNIDCHVGDEVVIFGEQLTARDMAEKAGTISYEILTGIQKRVPRTYTK, encoded by the coding sequence ATGCCATTACAAGGTACCCGATTAGAAGTTAACCTTGCTGCACTAGAACATAATTTTCATTTTTTGAAAAATAAACTTCAGGCTGGAGTTAAGTTTATGGCCGTAGTTAAGGCAAATGCCTATGGACATGGAGCAGTTACAATTGCGCAACGTTTACAAGAATTAGATGTAGATTATTTTGCTGTGGCTTATGTGTCAGAAGCTGTAGAGCTGAGAGATAACGGTATTCAAAAACCTATTCTCGTACTGCATGCACAAACTTTTATGTTAGATACATGTATAGATCGATGCATTGAGCCGGTTATTTATAGTCTAGAAATGCTAAATGCGTTTATCACAACTGCACAGAGAAAACAGCAACAATCCTACCCTATACATCTAGAATTCAATACCGGTTTAAATAGGATAGGTATAGATTTTAAAGATATTGAAGAGGTTATTTCTAAAATAACATCTAATTCGTCAATAAAAGTTCGTGGACTACAGTCACACCTAGCAGCGAGTGAAGATTTAAATGAGCGTGATTTTACCAACTCACAAATCAAACTATTTAAAAAAATTAATGCTCGATTAGAGGCTGTCCTACCATATCCTTTTTTAAAACATGAGTCTAATACTAGTGGTATTTTAAATTTTAAAAATGCTCATTTCTCTATGGTGCGATCTGGCATAGGTCTTTATGGATATGGAAACGATCAAAAATTTGATGCAGAGTTAATTCCTATAGCTTCTTTAAAATCTGTTATATCACAAACGAGATGGATTGAAGCTGGAGAAAGTGTGAGTTACAACCGTAAATTTATCGCTGTTGAAAGAACAAGATATGCGGTAATTGCATTAGGGCATGGTGATGGTATTAACCGCATTTATGGATATGGTAAAGCACATGTTTCTATTAATGGAAAACTTGCACCTACCCTAGGAATTATATGTATGGACATGTTTATGGTTGATATTACTAACATTGATTGTCATGTGGGAGATGAAGTTGTCATATTTGGTGAACAACTTACCGCAAGAGATATGGCAGAAAAGGCAGGAACGATATCTTATGAAATCCTCACGGGAATTCAAAAGAGAGTACCACGCACATATACTAAATAG
- a CDS encoding DoxX family protein produces the protein MKYIYWIVTGLLCALMLWSASMYLLQYDMVTGFFKSLGFPTWVIYPLAVFKIAGVAMILWRGNRWLTEWAYAGFFFDMLLAMGAHIAAKDGGYTLPIIGVLLLFISYFTGYLVRKWVR, from the coding sequence ATGAAATACATTTACTGGATTGTCACAGGTTTATTATGTGCCTTAATGCTATGGTCTGCAAGTATGTATTTACTGCAGTATGATATGGTAACAGGTTTCTTCAAATCTTTAGGATTTCCCACCTGGGTTATTTATCCATTAGCCGTGTTTAAAATAGCAGGTGTAGCAATGATTTTATGGAGAGGCAATCGCTGGTTAACAGAATGGGCTTATGCAGGCTTCTTCTTTGATATGTTACTAGCCATGGGAGCTCATATAGCAGCAAAAGATGGCGGCTATACTCTTCCCATAATAGGCGTGCTTCTACTATTTATTTCTTACTTTACGGGTTATCTAGTTAGGAAATGGGTGAGATAA
- a CDS encoding gliding motility-associated C-terminal domain-containing protein: MKYLLTIVIFVFSWTSLYSQTTDLAITVEAQDLTGSSISQAHFYERYTYLITISNTGAPVANADFNLSLSSVNNIESAVAQNNLGGAISPASINITGNSIDGILPNMPNSSSLKILVTVRASPIFLGGATATVMVNPPSGTTDTNPLTNTSVISIIMTERPIDFQITQTQIIPVSNGALASWGDSVTYEMTILNNSGIEYPLQNFLIAIQNINGAGSAIVTLENLTCVGSNGMNCPTLSGINPTTSVNLTNQFEFYNHNQEVVFAAGASFTLRVTYKVEEGDCSRLTPNQPLKIGNRVSIQSYVNNTGFSTNNLIQTDALLNTACPCTDLTSQVTKVSPTAGTLSAWTDIVTFDFTFTNNGPLDIIGGAYLINTSTLNTGIEILSTNCISTTGSINCTDINIVTTPDFRWLTDNFTFPANSSVTVRTTVRFIPPECTAGGVAPICSMRGIVFENDNALIDCDLSNDFDGDSILGLPITPCVDIPNNPIIEIVETQTNPAPGAGPYPYGNVTYEIIMSNVDTVAHHIKFKDTQFSQGTGILQSIICTNTTGGAVCPSSLNENIGVANSQGDTFWEILDTDGYIMPANSSVTYEKTIDWTPICSVLSTNVQDNLEMSALDSSLSVIATASAGVATPMVPCVDLVVQTYPSITSAPINTPLDWIIDITNSNISTDANNIDFTDLLHPNFIITGTPTCTLITGTATCIPTFNVSGNLIEGIIPYMESGSTIQVRIPVTSPSYGGSFENRAEAQPDFTQQGENTPDSNISTSSLFVLTSQTSKSFDPAVITTGETSILTFTLTNSVGLPAQENISFIDNLSPEITLSGNAYWVEQNNATANFIDTIGTSLIGIQNLSFPAGTQQVSFAVEVTSEEIGFYTNSFLNFTALNNIDVSTAFATLEVLPVLDLSVTKTVDNNNPDVNSIVTFTILVENIGSAIATDVTVEEFLPSGYNYISHVTSTGSFDNSTGLWSVGDMVAGSTATLQITVDFNIPGDFINVVNVYSSNLLPDINLDNNTAIAITRPDCLKIPEGFSPNNDGINDTLVIECIELYPDSKLKIFNRYGSIVYENTGYQNDWNGIPNSGLLHNSGNLLPVGTYFWQLDLNDGSEARVGWIYINH, translated from the coding sequence ATGAAATATCTACTAACCATAGTCATATTTGTTTTTTCGTGGACCTCATTATATAGTCAGACTACTGATCTTGCCATAACTGTTGAAGCTCAAGACCTTACAGGAAGTTCAATATCGCAAGCTCATTTTTATGAACGTTATACCTATTTAATCACTATAAGTAATACAGGTGCACCTGTGGCAAATGCTGATTTCAATCTGTCGCTTAGTTCAGTAAATAATATAGAAAGTGCTGTTGCTCAAAATAACCTGGGTGGCGCTATATCACCAGCATCAATTAATATTACGGGAAATTCTATTGATGGAATTTTACCTAATATGCCTAATTCTTCTAGTCTTAAAATATTAGTTACTGTAAGAGCCTCGCCTATATTTTTAGGCGGTGCAACGGCAACGGTTATGGTCAATCCACCATCTGGCACAACAGACACTAATCCATTAACTAACACCTCTGTGATAAGCATTATTATGACAGAAAGACCTATTGATTTTCAAATTACTCAAACTCAAATTATACCGGTTAGTAATGGTGCTTTAGCAAGTTGGGGAGATTCTGTCACCTATGAGATGACCATTCTCAACAATTCTGGTATTGAATATCCACTACAAAATTTCTTAATAGCCATACAAAATATAAACGGTGCTGGTAGTGCTATAGTGACCTTAGAGAATCTAACTTGTGTAGGTAGTAATGGAATGAACTGCCCGACGTTATCTGGTATTAATCCTACAACTAGTGTAAATCTTACTAATCAATTTGAATTTTACAATCATAATCAAGAGGTTGTATTTGCTGCTGGTGCATCATTCACTTTAAGGGTCACCTATAAAGTAGAAGAAGGTGATTGTAGTCGCTTAACACCTAATCAACCTTTAAAAATAGGTAATAGAGTTAGTATTCAATCTTATGTAAATAATACTGGTTTTAGTACTAACAACCTTATTCAGACAGATGCTTTATTAAATACTGCTTGTCCTTGTACTGATTTAACTTCTCAAGTAACAAAAGTTAGTCCAACAGCTGGAACACTTAGTGCCTGGACTGATATTGTCACCTTCGATTTTACATTTACTAATAATGGACCACTTGATATTATAGGTGGCGCTTATCTCATCAATACGAGTACCTTAAATACTGGTATTGAAATTTTAAGTACTAATTGTATTAGCACCACAGGCTCCATTAATTGTACTGATATTAATATAGTCACAACACCAGATTTTAGATGGCTTACAGACAATTTTACTTTTCCAGCTAACTCAAGTGTAACCGTTAGAACGACAGTTAGGTTTATACCACCAGAATGTACTGCTGGCGGTGTTGCACCTATTTGTAGCATGCGCGGGATAGTTTTTGAAAATGACAATGCATTAATTGATTGTGATTTATCAAATGATTTTGACGGCGATAGCATTCTTGGTCTACCTATAACTCCATGTGTAGATATCCCTAATAATCCAATTATTGAGATTGTTGAAACCCAGACTAATCCAGCACCTGGCGCTGGTCCATACCCTTATGGTAATGTTACTTATGAAATAATAATGAGCAATGTAGATACTGTTGCGCATCATATTAAATTTAAAGACACTCAATTTTCTCAAGGGACCGGTATTTTACAATCTATTATATGTACTAATACAACTGGTGGAGCCGTATGTCCATCAAGTTTAAATGAAAATATAGGTGTTGCAAACTCTCAAGGAGATACCTTCTGGGAAATATTAGATACAGATGGTTATATCATGCCTGCAAATAGTAGCGTTACCTATGAAAAAACAATAGACTGGACTCCAATTTGCTCTGTACTATCTACAAATGTCCAAGATAACCTAGAGATGTCTGCATTAGACTCTAGTCTTTCTGTTATTGCGACTGCTAGTGCTGGAGTTGCAACTCCTATGGTTCCATGTGTAGACCTAGTGGTACAGACCTATCCTTCTATAACATCTGCACCTATCAACACGCCATTAGATTGGATTATAGATATTACTAATTCTAACATCAGTACTGATGCTAATAATATAGACTTTACAGATTTACTACATCCCAATTTTATTATTACCGGCACACCTACGTGTACACTTATTACAGGTACAGCAACTTGTATCCCTACATTTAATGTTAGTGGAAATCTTATAGAAGGCATCATTCCATATATGGAGTCTGGTTCTACAATACAGGTACGCATACCTGTTACATCACCATCCTATGGTGGTAGTTTTGAAAATCGTGCCGAAGCGCAACCTGATTTTACACAACAAGGAGAGAATACACCAGATTCTAACATATCAACATCTAGCCTTTTTGTTCTAACATCTCAAACTTCTAAAAGTTTTGATCCAGCAGTTATTACTACTGGAGAAACATCCATTTTAACTTTTACACTCACCAACTCTGTAGGTCTACCTGCACAAGAGAATATAAGCTTTATAGATAATTTATCGCCTGAGATTACACTCTCTGGCAATGCATACTGGGTAGAGCAAAATAATGCAACAGCTAATTTTATAGATACTATAGGTACATCATTAATAGGAATTCAAAATCTTAGTTTTCCCGCAGGGACACAGCAAGTAAGTTTTGCGGTTGAAGTAACAAGTGAAGAAATCGGTTTCTATACAAACAGTTTTTTAAATTTCACTGCTCTTAATAATATTGATGTTTCTACGGCATTTGCAACTCTCGAGGTATTACCTGTACTAGATTTAAGTGTTACTAAAACGGTAGATAATAATAATCCAGATGTGAATAGTATTGTCACCTTTACAATTCTAGTAGAAAATATAGGAAGTGCAATCGCTACGGACGTTACTGTAGAAGAGTTTTTACCTAGTGGTTATAATTATATATCACATGTTACCTCAACAGGTAGTTTTGATAATTCAACTGGCTTATGGTCAGTAGGCGATATGGTGGCAGGTAGCACTGCTACTTTACAAATAACTGTAGACTTTAATATCCCAGGAGATTTTATTAACGTTGTGAATGTATATAGCAGTAATTTATTACCCGATATTAATTTAGATAATAATACAGCGATTGCCATTACTAGACCGGACTGTCTTAAAATACCAGAAGGATTCTCACCTAATAATGATGGTATTAATGACACTTTAGTCATAGAATGTATTGAACTATATCCCGACAGCAAACTCAAAATCTTCAATCGTTATGGAAGTATCGTTTATGAAAATACAGGATATCAAAACGACTGGAACGGTATTCCTAATAGTGGACTTTTACATAATAGCGGTAACCTATTACCAGTAGGCACTTATTTTTGGCAATTAGATCTCAATGATGGTAGTGAAGCTAGAGTAGGTTGGATTTATATCAATCATTAA
- a CDS encoding T9SS type A sorting domain-containing protein has translation MTLRLLYLFLCFSVCSHAQFWVENASGFPLSNTGLSKIHIVDDNIAWATGYDGINPNVNVQRFTTTSDAGATWTAGTIDVGNANLGISNISGVSATTAYIAVHPRASGQIGGVWQTVDTGITWTRQSGALFNSATSFTNVVHFYNTNDGVVIGDPAGGYWEIYTTTNGGTSYTRVPSSNIPAPLTNEVGYLAQYTHLGNNIWFTTSAGRVYHSANMGNNWSVFNTPLSDFGGTNLSGDITFSTANKGMIQDNSGNLFITQDAGTTWNPVNISGTGFPYGGAIAYIPNSSRVVSTGGDTALAGTAYSTDDGITWTNVSTDQHVDVAFLDEDTGYSGGFSTISTQDGVYVYTDSVLSTYDQLATDGFSIYPNPSSEFINILSTQPIEKVEIYDINSRLLMEYSNISLIDVTDLQSGIYFIKVNANTTSTTQQLIKN, from the coding sequence ATGACACTACGTTTACTTTATTTATTCTTATGCTTTTCTGTTTGCTCTCATGCACAATTTTGGGTAGAGAATGCCTCTGGTTTTCCGTTATCAAATACGGGCCTTTCCAAAATTCATATTGTAGATGATAACATAGCCTGGGCAACTGGTTATGATGGTATCAACCCAAATGTAAATGTGCAACGCTTCACGACTACTAGCGATGCTGGTGCTACCTGGACAGCTGGAACTATAGATGTAGGAAATGCTAATCTAGGAATCTCAAACATCTCTGGTGTAAGTGCAACAACAGCATATATAGCCGTTCATCCACGTGCTTCAGGTCAGATAGGTGGTGTGTGGCAAACAGTTGATACAGGAATTACTTGGACTCGTCAATCTGGCGCTCTTTTCAATAGCGCGACTAGTTTTACAAATGTGGTTCATTTTTATAATACAAATGATGGTGTCGTGATAGGCGATCCCGCAGGCGGCTATTGGGAAATATACACGACAACAAATGGTGGTACTAGTTATACTAGAGTTCCTAGTTCAAACATACCTGCGCCTTTAACCAACGAGGTAGGTTATCTAGCACAGTATACTCATTTAGGTAATAACATTTGGTTTACTACTAGCGCAGGAAGAGTCTATCATTCTGCAAACATGGGAAACAATTGGAGCGTTTTTAATACACCACTTAGTGATTTCGGTGGAACAAATTTAAGTGGAGATATTACTTTTAGTACCGCAAATAAAGGAATGATTCAAGATAATTCTGGTAACTTATTTATAACACAAGATGCTGGAACCACATGGAATCCAGTAAACATCTCTGGCACAGGCTTCCCATACGGTGGTGCTATTGCTTATATCCCAAACTCTTCTAGAGTGGTGAGTACCGGCGGTGATACTGCACTAGCAGGTACCGCTTACTCTACAGATGACGGCATTACATGGACTAATGTAAGTACAGATCAACATGTTGACGTCGCTTTTTTAGATGAGGATACTGGTTATAGTGGCGGATTTAGCACTATTAGTACACAAGATGGTGTTTATGTCTATACAGACAGTGTACTGTCTACTTATGATCAATTAGCAACAGATGGTTTTTCTATTTACCCTAATCCTAGTTCAGAATTTATCAATATTTTAAGTACTCAACCCATAGAAAAAGTTGAAATTTATGATATCAATAGTAGATTATTAATGGAATATAGTAACATATCATTGATTGATGTGACTGATTTACAAAGTGGTATTTATTTTATTAAAGTTAATGCTAATACTACTTCAACCACACAGCAACTAATAAAAAACTAA
- a CDS encoding thymidine kinase, whose amino-acid sequence MFLENTVNHKEQFGWIEVICGSMFSGKTEELIRRLKRAQFAQQKIEIFKPAIDVRYDEENVVSHDSNEIQSTPVPAAANIPLLAADCDVVGIDEAQFFDDEIVTVCNDLANRGIRVIVAGLDMDFKGNPFGPMPALMATAEYVTKVHAVCTRTGNLAQFSYRKTNDENVVMLGEQQEYEPLSRGAYYKAMLAHKVKELDVQDPEELAQKNKS is encoded by the coding sequence ATGTTTCTAGAAAACACGGTAAATCATAAAGAGCAATTCGGCTGGATCGAGGTGATTTGCGGTTCCATGTTCTCGGGAAAGACTGAGGAGTTGATACGCAGACTCAAAAGAGCACAATTTGCACAACAAAAAATAGAAATTTTTAAGCCTGCAATAGATGTGCGATATGATGAGGAAAACGTTGTTTCTCACGATTCTAATGAGATACAAAGCACACCAGTGCCAGCAGCAGCAAATATCCCATTACTAGCAGCAGACTGCGATGTAGTAGGTATTGATGAAGCTCAATTTTTTGATGATGAAATTGTTACTGTATGTAATGATCTAGCAAATCGCGGTATACGAGTTATCGTTGCTGGACTAGATATGGATTTTAAAGGAAACCCTTTTGGACCTATGCCAGCACTTATGGCCACTGCAGAGTATGTTACAAAGGTGCACGCTGTTTGTACTAGAACAGGCAACCTAGCGCAATTCAGTTACCGTAAAACTAATGATGAAAATGTAGTCATGTTGGGCGAGCAACAAGAATATGAACCATTAAGTCGTGGTGCTTACTATAAAGCAATGCTTGCTCATAAAGTAAAAGAACTAGATGTTCAAGATCCCGAAGAACTAGCACAAAAAAATAAATCTTAA